A single Pseudodesulfovibrio aespoeensis Aspo-2 DNA region contains:
- a CDS encoding ParA family protein has protein sequence MARRIVVANQKGGVGKTTTAVNLAASLAVMEKRVLLVDFDPQGNASSGLGFYPGDKRENVYSVLFEPKNIHKAICQTDIPFLDILPGTQDLVGAEIELVDKFGREYYLRELVETVDDQYDYLLIDCPPSLGLLTVNALCAATELLVPLQCEYYALEGIAQLLMTYELVRKRLNTNLDILGVVLTMYDSRNRLSWQVKNEVRKAFPQHLFETIIPRNVRLSEAPSFGKPVINYDIKSRGAEAYLALAQEVAKSSTSRA, from the coding sequence GTGGCGAGAAGAATCGTTGTGGCGAATCAAAAGGGTGGCGTGGGCAAGACAACCACCGCTGTGAACCTGGCTGCGTCTTTGGCCGTGATGGAGAAGCGGGTGCTGCTCGTGGACTTTGACCCCCAGGGAAATGCCTCGAGCGGGCTCGGCTTTTATCCGGGCGACAAGCGGGAGAATGTGTATTCTGTCCTCTTTGAGCCAAAAAACATACACAAGGCCATCTGCCAGACCGACATCCCGTTCCTGGATATTCTGCCGGGGACGCAGGATCTGGTCGGTGCGGAGATCGAGCTGGTGGACAAGTTCGGGCGCGAGTATTATCTGCGCGAACTGGTGGAAACGGTGGATGATCAATATGACTACCTGCTCATCGATTGCCCGCCATCCCTTGGGCTGCTGACGGTCAACGCCCTGTGCGCGGCCACGGAGCTGCTGGTGCCGCTTCAGTGTGAGTATTACGCGCTGGAGGGCATCGCGCAGTTGCTCATGACATACGAGCTCGTGCGCAAGCGGCTCAATACCAACCTGGATATCCTCGGCGTGGTGCTGACCATGTACGATTCTCGCAACAGATTGTCCTGGCAGGTGAAGAATGAGGTGCGCAAGGCGTTCCCCCAGCACCTGTTCGAGACCATCATCCCGAGAAATGTGCGGCTGTCCGAGGCGCCGAGCTTTGGCAAGCCCGTGATCAACTATGATATCAAGTCGCGCGGGGCAGAGGCGTATCTGGCGCTGGCCCAGGAAGTGGCAAAAAGCTCCACGAGCCGGGCGTAG
- a CDS encoding ParB/RepB/Spo0J family partition protein, translating to MVSGNRGLGRGLDALLGGVREDEKKTSASAEVRLIGVGDIVPNPYQPRREFSQAALDDLCESIRSRGVLQPVLVRSVANGRFELVAGERRLRATRQAGLAEIPALVREMTDQESLAIALIENLQREDLNAIEEAQGYLQLQQEFGLSQEELARQVGKSRSAVANAMRLLNLPDAAQRDIQQGAMTAGHGRAIMSVSDAAAQAELHQRVVGNGLTVRQAEAQAVFWKGKGRLPGASEMDMPSKPGRSAPAEAEPLTPELESVQAALNELPDIKVRIAGSMEKGRVTISYNSEDGLRSFVEKVGVDLP from the coding sequence ATGGTTTCAGGCAACAGAGGATTGGGACGCGGGTTGGATGCGCTGCTTGGCGGCGTGCGCGAGGACGAGAAAAAGACTTCCGCCTCTGCCGAGGTCCGGCTGATCGGCGTTGGGGACATCGTTCCCAACCCGTACCAGCCAAGGCGCGAGTTTTCCCAGGCCGCGCTGGATGATCTGTGCGAGTCCATTCGTTCGCGCGGGGTGCTCCAGCCGGTGCTGGTCCGCTCGGTCGCCAATGGCCGTTTCGAGCTGGTGGCTGGCGAGCGGCGGCTGCGGGCCACCAGGCAGGCCGGCTTGGCCGAGATACCTGCCCTGGTGCGCGAGATGACCGACCAGGAGAGCCTGGCCATCGCATTGATCGAAAACCTGCAACGCGAGGACCTCAACGCCATTGAAGAGGCGCAGGGATACCTCCAGCTCCAGCAGGAATTCGGCCTGAGCCAGGAAGAACTGGCCAGACAGGTGGGCAAGAGCCGCTCAGCTGTAGCCAACGCCATGAGGCTGCTCAACCTGCCGGACGCGGCCCAGAGGGACATACAGCAGGGGGCCATGACCGCCGGGCATGGCCGGGCCATCATGAGCGTGAGCGACGCGGCTGCCCAGGCCGAGTTGCACCAGCGCGTGGTGGGCAACGGCCTGACCGTGCGTCAGGCCGAGGCGCAGGCTGTCTTCTGGAAGGGCAAGGGGCGGCTGCCCGGTGCAAGTGAGATGGATATGCCCTCCAAGCCGGGCCGATCTGCCCCTGCCGAGGCCGAGCCCCTGACTCCGGAGCTGGAATCTGTCCAGGCTGCCCTGAATGAGTTGCCGGATATTAAGGTCCGCATCGCTGGATCAATGGAAAAGGGCAGGGTAACAATTAGTTACAACAGTGAAGATGGCTTGCGGTCATTTGTGGAAAAGGTCGGCGTTGATCTGCCGTAG
- the rfaE1 gene encoding D-glycero-beta-D-manno-heptose-7-phosphate kinase, protein MKRKLIREAVRALAGRKVMIIGDLMLDHYMIGGVERISPEAPVPVVRVERETSLLGGAGNVARNITALGGEALLVSTVGTDEDGARVDRLCNKAQLRTKLIRDPARPTTKKTRIIAGTQQVVRVDQELAVPLQDAELEELFNYLQPILEEYPVIILSDYGKGFICEEFMCRFMPMVAGCARRPVVLVDPKTVNYDLYQGVDLLTPNTKEAGEGAGLPVKGQDTVLRAGRALFDRLGCRNLLITMGGDGMALFEGADTVTHIPTVARKVFDVTGAGDTVIATVALALSAGIDLLTACTLANYAAGIVVGQVGAATATPADMLEAIDELPEPEASRW, encoded by the coding sequence ATGAAACGCAAGTTGATTCGAGAGGCCGTGCGCGCTCTGGCGGGCAGGAAGGTCATGATCATAGGCGATCTGATGCTTGACCATTACATGATCGGCGGGGTTGAGCGCATCTCGCCCGAGGCCCCGGTGCCCGTGGTCCGCGTCGAGCGCGAGACTTCGCTGCTGGGCGGGGCGGGGAATGTGGCCCGCAACATCACGGCCCTGGGCGGTGAAGCGCTGCTCGTCTCCACGGTCGGCACGGACGAGGACGGGGCGCGGGTGGACCGCCTCTGCAACAAGGCGCAACTGCGCACAAAGCTCATCCGGGATCCGGCCCGCCCGACCACTAAAAAGACCAGAATCATTGCGGGAACACAGCAGGTGGTGCGCGTTGACCAGGAGCTGGCAGTGCCCCTTCAGGATGCGGAACTCGAAGAACTCTTCAACTATCTGCAACCCATTCTGGAAGAGTATCCGGTGATCATTCTTTCGGACTACGGCAAGGGGTTCATCTGCGAGGAGTTTATGTGCCGGTTCATGCCCATGGTGGCCGGGTGCGCCAGGCGGCCCGTGGTGCTGGTCGATCCCAAGACCGTCAACTACGACCTCTACCAGGGCGTGGACCTGCTCACCCCCAACACCAAGGAGGCAGGGGAGGGCGCAGGCCTGCCGGTCAAGGGACAGGATACCGTGCTTCGGGCCGGACGCGCCCTGTTCGACCGCCTGGGCTGCCGCAATCTGCTCATCACCATGGGCGGGGACGGCATGGCCCTGTTCGAAGGCGCGGACACGGTCACGCATATCCCCACCGTTGCCCGCAAGGTCTTTGACGTGACCGGTGCGGGCGACACCGTGATCGCCACCGTGGCCCTGGCCCTGTCCGCAGGTATCGACCTGCTGACCGCCTGCACCCTGGCCAACTACGCCGCAGGCATCGTGGTGGGGCAGGTGGGTGCAGCCACTGCCACCCCGGCTGACATGCTGGAGGCCATTGACGAGCTGCCGGAACCCGAGGCGAGCCGCTGGTAG
- a CDS encoding ATP-dependent 6-phosphofructokinase — protein MAKSRHAVPDTTIRTLGPAKIGTPLRHPRYVDETRPLKLVMTSEELCELDNETMLLDFEKAGPREKLYFDPPKTKCAIVTCGGLCPGINDVIRAIVMESHYHYGIRTVLGIRNGLRGFIPKYGYDLKELTPQNVSSIHQFGGTILGSSRGPQDPGEIVDSLERMNVNVLFVIGGDGTMRAASAIVDEVERRRRKIAVIGIPKTIDNDINFITRTFGFDTAVEKATEAIQCAHVEATGMDMGIGLVKLMGREAGFIAAQATLAMQEVNFLLVPEEPFAFDGERGLLMAIERRLLHRGHALIVCAEGAGRDLLEESRRTDASGNVRLGDICGLLADRMKAHFAARNLEMNMKFIDPSYIIRSVPANAGDRVYCGFLGQHAVHAAMAGKTGMVVTQIKTSMAHLPLELVTSKRRYLNTDSDYWSSVMEATGQQNYFIAQ, from the coding sequence ATGGCCAAATCGCGACACGCTGTCCCAGACACCACCATCCGCACTCTTGGCCCGGCCAAGATCGGCACCCCCCTGCGTCATCCGCGGTATGTGGATGAAACCAGGCCGCTCAAGCTGGTCATGACCTCCGAGGAGTTGTGCGAGCTCGACAACGAGACCATGCTGCTTGACTTTGAAAAGGCCGGGCCGCGCGAAAAACTCTACTTTGACCCGCCCAAGACCAAGTGCGCCATCGTCACCTGCGGCGGCCTGTGCCCAGGCATCAACGACGTGATCCGCGCCATCGTCATGGAGAGCCACTACCACTACGGCATCCGCACCGTGCTCGGCATCCGCAACGGCCTGCGCGGATTCATCCCCAAATACGGCTATGATCTCAAGGAACTGACACCCCAGAACGTGTCCAGCATCCACCAGTTCGGCGGCACGATCCTGGGCTCGTCGCGCGGGCCGCAGGACCCTGGAGAGATCGTGGATTCCCTGGAGCGGATGAACGTCAATGTCCTCTTTGTCATTGGCGGCGACGGCACCATGCGCGCGGCCAGCGCCATCGTGGACGAAGTGGAGCGGCGCAGGCGCAAGATCGCGGTCATAGGCATCCCCAAGACCATCGACAACGACATCAACTTCATCACCCGCACCTTTGGCTTTGACACCGCTGTTGAAAAGGCCACCGAGGCCATCCAGTGCGCCCATGTCGAGGCCACAGGCATGGATATGGGCATCGGGCTGGTCAAGCTCATGGGCCGTGAGGCCGGGTTCATCGCGGCCCAGGCCACCCTGGCCATGCAGGAGGTCAACTTTCTTCTGGTCCCGGAAGAGCCTTTTGCGTTCGATGGCGAGCGCGGCCTGCTCATGGCCATTGAGCGGCGGCTGCTGCATCGGGGGCACGCGCTCATTGTCTGCGCCGAGGGCGCGGGCCGCGACCTCCTGGAGGAGAGCCGCCGCACCGACGCCTCGGGCAATGTCAGGCTGGGCGACATCTGCGGGCTGCTGGCGGATCGGATGAAGGCGCATTTTGCTGCGCGCAACCTGGAGATGAACATGAAGTTCATTGATCCGAGCTACATTATCCGCTCCGTGCCTGCCAATGCGGGCGACCGGGTCTATTGCGGCTTCCTGGGCCAGCATGCGGTCCACGCGGCCATGGCGGGCAAGACAGGCATGGTGGTCACCCAAATCAAGACGAGCATGGCGCACCTGCCCCTTGAGCTCGTCACCTCCAAGCGGCGTTACCTGAACACCGACTCCGACTATTGGTCGTCGGTCATGGAGGCCACTGGCCAGCAGAACTACTTCATCGCGCAATGA
- a CDS encoding helix-turn-helix domain-containing protein, whose translation MDNKDTTRPPALLTVREVADVLRVHQRTAYRLIMGGSIKAIKIGSQWRVTEPALMEFIEEGWKVSATGQDGTGKAAPDRKDADAGPEQLKLPLD comes from the coding sequence ATGGACAACAAAGACACCACGAGGCCCCCGGCACTGCTCACGGTTCGCGAAGTGGCGGACGTGTTGCGGGTGCATCAGCGCACTGCCTACAGGCTGATCATGGGCGGGAGCATCAAGGCCATCAAGATAGGCAGCCAGTGGCGGGTCACCGAACCCGCGCTGATGGAGTTCATCGAAGAAGGGTGGAAGGTGTCTGCCACCGGACAGGATGGCACGGGAAAGGCGGCCCCGGACAGGAAAGACGCCGATGCCGGACCTGAACAGTTAAAGCTTCCTTTGGATTAA
- a CDS encoding class I SAM-dependent methyltransferase has product MSKYIDVVIGNETVRKHRRDVDKDAVICSHIPDRPCRIFESSAGAALLARQLRDQGHDLTISNYYFHDFPDITEFQADLNKPIELPDNAFDVVICREVIEHVECVPHTLREFNRVLKPGGRLIMTFPNRLQIRSRILHLLTGFYRGMKSPINLDVPFGDAHINLIGYPEMDYFLRKTGYEITAVESSYFQASDTVFLLLHPFIALATRYYLLHYKKTAQEHEKTQPDNIAYNTFIARKLLSRALFLGKDVIITATKTGTPCAR; this is encoded by the coding sequence ATGAGCAAATACATAGACGTGGTCATTGGCAACGAGACGGTCCGCAAGCATCGGCGGGACGTGGACAAGGATGCTGTCATCTGCTCCCACATCCCCGACCGCCCCTGCCGGATATTTGAATCCAGCGCGGGCGCGGCCCTGCTGGCCCGCCAGCTGCGCGATCAGGGCCACGACTTGACCATCTCCAACTACTACTTCCACGACTTTCCCGACATCACCGAATTCCAGGCCGACCTGAACAAGCCCATCGAGCTTCCGGACAACGCCTTTGATGTCGTCATCTGCCGCGAGGTCATAGAGCACGTGGAGTGCGTGCCGCACACCCTGCGCGAGTTCAACCGCGTTCTCAAGCCGGGCGGGCGGCTGATCATGACCTTTCCCAACCGGCTCCAGATCCGCTCACGCATCCTGCACCTTCTGACCGGTTTTTACCGGGGCATGAAGTCGCCCATCAACCTCGATGTTCCCTTTGGTGACGCCCACATCAACCTCATCGGCTACCCGGAGATGGACTACTTCCTCCGCAAGACCGGGTATGAGATCACTGCGGTCGAGTCCTCCTATTTCCAGGCCAGCGACACCGTGTTCCTGCTTCTGCACCCTTTCATCGCCCTGGCAACGCGCTATTATCTGCTGCACTACAAGAAGACCGCGCAGGAACACGAGAAGACCCAGCCCGACAACATCGCCTACAACACTTTCATAGCGCGCAAACTTCTGAGCCGGGCCTTGTTCCTGGGCAAGGATGTCATCATCACCGCCACCAAGACCGGGACCCCTTGCGCCCGATAG
- a CDS encoding MarR family winged helix-turn-helix transcriptional regulator produces the protein MHYEPDSLFFTQLSQFQRLYSRSLAARLAPLDVHPGYLGVLHYLWQGDGVTQKTLFELMPVEQATLSNTLKRMERDRLIERSPDPGDKRHHIISLTQKGASAKAPVIQAIGDLRAAVNAGLTVTDRRYFRRIMRQMTEALEADQADPLFLLLDEVDG, from the coding sequence ATGCATTATGAACCCGATTCCCTCTTCTTCACCCAGCTTTCGCAGTTTCAGCGGTTGTATTCGCGCAGCCTGGCCGCCCGGCTGGCCCCGCTGGACGTGCACCCCGGCTATCTTGGCGTGCTGCACTACCTGTGGCAGGGCGATGGAGTCACCCAGAAAACCCTCTTTGAGCTCATGCCGGTTGAGCAGGCCACGCTCTCCAACACCCTGAAGCGCATGGAACGCGACAGGCTCATCGAGCGCTCGCCCGATCCCGGAGACAAGCGGCACCACATCATCTCCCTTACCCAAAAGGGCGCATCGGCCAAGGCCCCGGTAATCCAGGCCATCGGCGACCTCCGGGCCGCGGTCAACGCCGGACTGACCGTGACCGACCGCCGCTACTTCAGACGCATCATGCGCCAGATGACCGAAGCGCTGGAAGCGGATCAGGCCGACCCCCTCTTCCTGCTCCTCGACGAGGTGGACGGGTAG
- a CDS encoding ChbG/HpnK family deacetylase, whose product MKIVINVDDCGVHPAVGRAVAALAEAGVVTSASIVPGGPDAAAAAGLAGLVGVDIGIHLDILRGRPVHHWQELSTLVDERGVFLGSAMRLFARYAEGRVKHEQVEAEWRAQIERGLDLGVRPTHLSSQGNVHAWPTLTRMAGDLAARYKIRWLRTPDECSEVSRLDLSASRMKFLNVCGLFDRKTSGVSWPALAWGLDAGRGDFTPDLFAARVRRAADILGPDAVVELCCRPGVIMAGDPPIDPAYDPIVTAGIWRDQFAALSAPGWGEVFASLGLEPVGFGGV is encoded by the coding sequence ATGAAAATTGTCATCAACGTGGACGATTGCGGGGTGCACCCGGCAGTGGGGCGGGCCGTGGCTGCCCTGGCCGAAGCTGGCGTGGTGACCTCCGCGTCCATCGTGCCGGGCGGGCCGGATGCTGCTGCCGCTGCCGGGCTGGCCGGGCTGGTCGGGGTGGACATCGGCATACATCTGGACATCCTGCGCGGCAGGCCCGTGCACCACTGGCAGGAGCTCTCCACCCTGGTGGATGAGCGCGGCGTGTTCCTCGGCTCGGCCATGCGGTTGTTCGCCCGCTATGCCGAGGGGCGGGTGAAGCATGAGCAGGTGGAGGCCGAGTGGCGCGCCCAGATCGAGCGCGGTCTTGATCTCGGCGTGCGCCCGACGCATCTGTCGAGCCAGGGCAATGTGCACGCCTGGCCGACCCTGACCCGGATGGCGGGCGATCTGGCCGCGCGCTACAAGATCCGCTGGCTGCGCACGCCCGACGAGTGCTCCGAGGTCTCGCGCCTTGACCTGAGCGCGTCACGGATGAAATTTCTGAACGTCTGCGGCCTGTTCGACCGGAAAACCAGCGGCGTTTCCTGGCCCGCCCTGGCCTGGGGTCTGGACGCGGGCCGGGGCGATTTCACGCCAGACCTGTTTGCCGCTCGCGTCCGACGCGCGGCAGACATCCTGGGACCGGACGCGGTCGTGGAGCTGTGCTGCCGTCCGGGCGTGATCATGGCTGGCGATCCGCCCATAGACCCGGCCTATGATCCCATTGTGACTGCCGGGATCTGGCGGGACCAGTTTGCCGCGCTCTCCGCTCCTGGCTGGGGCGAGGTCTTTGCCTCGCTCGGCTTGGAACCGGTGGGTTTTGGGGGTGTGTGA
- a CDS encoding asparagine synthase-related protein: protein MDFDALVSIMGSRLTPAGLLVVALSGGVDSGLVAAAAHAAGTGPASGGRVVAVTVCSELSAGRDVERASAVARHIGLAHGTLTARLLENEAVRRNNADRCYHCKRAIFDLMRREFGQECLLVDGTNADDDPARPGLRAAQEYGVFHPLKELAIPKVRVRELARGLGLPNWDTPSESCLATRLPQGLALTQARLDKVRAMEDFLRERGVKTLRARHDDMVATVEYPAQYAGIIAQERDSLADMIKGIGLGSCQFKEWTE from the coding sequence ATGGACTTTGACGCGCTTGTCTCGATCATGGGCTCACGCCTCACCCCGGCTGGCCTCCTGGTGGTCGCCCTGTCGGGCGGGGTGGACAGCGGGCTGGTGGCCGCTGCGGCGCACGCAGCCGGGACTGGCCCGGCCAGCGGCGGGCGGGTCGTGGCCGTGACCGTGTGCAGCGAGCTGAGCGCCGGGCGCGACGTGGAAAGAGCCTCGGCAGTGGCCCGCCACATTGGCCTTGCGCACGGCACCCTGACGGCGCGATTGCTGGAGAACGAGGCGGTCCGGCGCAACAACGCGGACCGGTGCTACCACTGCAAAAGGGCGATTTTCGACCTGATGCGGCGCGAGTTCGGTCAGGAGTGCCTGCTGGTGGACGGGACCAATGCGGACGACGATCCGGCCCGGCCCGGCCTGCGCGCGGCCCAGGAGTATGGGGTGTTCCACCCCCTTAAGGAGTTGGCCATCCCCAAGGTGCGCGTGCGCGAGCTGGCCCGTGGTCTCGGCCTGCCCAACTGGGATACGCCGTCCGAGAGCTGCCTCGCCACCCGGTTGCCGCAGGGACTCGCCCTGACCCAGGCGCGGTTGGACAAGGTCCGGGCCATGGAAGATTTTTTGCGCGAGCGCGGTGTGAAGACCCTCAGGGCGCGCCATGATGATATGGTGGCAACCGTTGAATACCCGGCGCAATATGCCGGAATAATTGCACAAGAGCGTGATTCTCTGGCCGATATGATCAAGGGGATCGGCCTGGGATCATGCCAGTTCAAGGAGTGGACCGAGTGA
- the larB gene encoding nickel pincer cofactor biosynthesis protein LarB, translated as MPVQGVDRVNPDAVLDAFAAGDMTREQAKHLLLGNSFMDTGCAKLDLHRELRTGGPEVIYCAGKTPAQVANIFAAAVGHAGRVLGTRATQEHADALPASMEARFDPVSRLLCAGRGNSPGQGKVVVVSAGTSDLPVAEEAAGTAEYLGTRVVRHYDCGVAGIHRLFSVVGEMADASAIIAVAGMEGALPSVLGGVVVPPVIAVPTSVGYGASFQGLAALLAMMNSCSPGVAVVNIDNGFGAGFLAHKINMRVAGFKGVSGSAGCKKTAL; from the coding sequence ATGCCAGTTCAAGGAGTGGACCGAGTGAATCCCGATGCTGTGCTCGACGCCTTCGCCGCTGGCGACATGACCAGGGAACAGGCCAAGCATCTGTTGCTGGGCAACTCATTCATGGACACCGGGTGCGCCAAGCTCGACCTGCACCGCGAGTTGCGCACCGGCGGCCCGGAGGTGATCTATTGCGCGGGCAAGACCCCGGCCCAGGTGGCCAACATCTTTGCGGCAGCAGTGGGCCACGCAGGCCGCGTGCTTGGCACCCGCGCCACGCAGGAGCATGCAGACGCGCTGCCCGCGTCCATGGAGGCGCGGTTTGATCCCGTGTCCCGTCTGCTCTGTGCCGGTAGGGGGAACAGTCCTGGGCAGGGCAAGGTGGTGGTGGTTTCGGCTGGCACCTCGGACCTTCCCGTGGCCGAGGAGGCCGCCGGGACAGCGGAATATCTCGGCACCCGCGTGGTGCGCCACTACGACTGCGGCGTGGCCGGCATCCACCGGCTGTTTTCAGTGGTCGGCGAGATGGCCGACGCCTCGGCCATCATCGCGGTGGCCGGGATGGAGGGCGCGTTGCCCTCGGTCCTGGGCGGCGTGGTGGTTCCGCCGGTCATTGCCGTGCCGACCAGCGTGGGCTACGGCGCGAGCTTCCAGGGGCTGGCCGCCTTGCTGGCCATGATGAACTCCTGCTCGCCGGGCGTGGCCGTGGTCAATATCGACAACGGCTTCGGGGCCGGGTTCCTGGCCCACAAGATCAACATGCGCGTTGCCGGTTTCAAAGGGGTGTCCGGGTCGGCAGGGTGCAAGAAAACAGCGCTATAA
- the larC gene encoding nickel pincer cofactor biosynthesis protein LarC: MKPDQKPCMHTLYLDCSSGVSGDMLLAALAHAHEELHGPGSGPAFLEQELARLGIAGFELAWSDKSVGGIATRHVDVIQTSDQPMRHHADLVRIIESSGISGRAAKRSIHALTLLGQAEAKVHGTTLDQVHFHEVGAVDTIVDIAGTMLLLDALDVGRTTASAVDLGSGFVQCAHGKMPVPAPACAELARGLTSFGSDCGMERATPTGLAVLRTIAETCGSMPLGTSLAVGYGSGGRSCDAQPTYVRAFVLKGVAVDHGAGHGHSHCGHHHHG; this comes from the coding sequence TTGAAACCCGACCAGAAGCCCTGCATGCACACCCTGTATCTCGATTGCTCAAGCGGTGTCAGCGGCGACATGCTCCTTGCCGCGCTGGCCCATGCTCACGAGGAACTGCACGGTCCCGGCAGCGGTCCCGCCTTTCTGGAACAGGAACTGGCGCGTCTGGGCATCGCCGGGTTCGAGCTGGCCTGGTCCGACAAGTCGGTGGGCGGCATCGCCACCCGCCATGTGGACGTGATCCAGACCTCGGACCAGCCCATGCGCCACCACGCCGACCTCGTGCGCATCATCGAGTCGAGCGGAATATCGGGCCGGGCCGCCAAGCGGTCCATACACGCCCTGACCCTGCTCGGCCAAGCCGAGGCCAAGGTCCACGGCACCACCCTCGACCAGGTCCACTTCCACGAGGTCGGGGCTGTGGATACCATTGTGGACATTGCGGGAACCATGCTCCTGCTGGACGCCCTTGACGTGGGCCGGACCACGGCTTCAGCCGTGGATTTGGGCAGTGGTTTTGTCCAGTGCGCACATGGCAAAATGCCAGTTCCTGCACCGGCTTGCGCCGAACTAGCCAGGGGGTTGACCTCCTTTGGCTCGGACTGCGGCATGGAGCGGGCCACCCCCACTGGGCTGGCCGTGTTGCGGACCATTGCCGAGACTTGCGGAAGCATGCCCCTTGGCACCTCCCTGGCCGTGGGCTACGGATCAGGCGGGCGGTCCTGCGACGCGCAGCCCACCTATGTCCGGGCGTTCGTGCTCAAAGGGGTTGCGGTCGATCACGGTGCTGGGCACGGGCATTCCCACTGCGGACACCACCACCATGGATAA
- a CDS encoding DUF3431 domain-containing protein — MDNRVHVIIARYGEDIAWADELGYGYVVYDKGGQPAANAVALPNIGREGHTWLTHIVHHYEALAPVSVFLQGDPFDHISEQGRGTVSMLRSMIEDVVVKKTPFKGFAWFRIKCDGLGRPHDLRDVANQGRWAGWGRDIPVAEVFDELFDAQPPDQFIVRGAAGCFAVTAERIRTRPRAFYEHGLRLFEADPDDARNTGHAFERLWHCIFNGNTAWNKTQY; from the coding sequence ATGGATAATCGCGTCCACGTGATCATAGCCCGCTACGGTGAGGACATCGCCTGGGCCGACGAGCTTGGCTATGGTTACGTGGTGTACGACAAGGGCGGCCAACCGGCAGCCAACGCAGTGGCGCTGCCGAACATCGGACGCGAAGGGCATACCTGGCTGACCCACATCGTGCACCATTACGAGGCACTCGCGCCGGTCAGTGTCTTTCTCCAGGGCGATCCGTTTGATCACATCAGCGAGCAGGGCCGAGGCACGGTTTCCATGTTGCGGTCCATGATTGAAGATGTTGTGGTCAAAAAGACCCCTTTCAAGGGATTCGCCTGGTTCCGGATCAAGTGCGACGGCCTGGGCCGTCCGCATGATCTGCGCGATGTCGCGAACCAGGGCCGCTGGGCCGGATGGGGCCGTGACATCCCCGTGGCCGAAGTGTTCGACGAGCTGTTCGACGCGCAGCCGCCCGACCAGTTCATCGTCCGGGGTGCGGCAGGATGCTTTGCCGTCACTGCCGAGCGCATCCGGACCCGGCCCCGCGCCTTCTACGAGCACGGGCTCAGGCTCTTCGAGGCCGACCCGGACGACGCACGCAACACCGGCCACGCCTTTGAGCGGTTGTGGCACTGCATCTTCAACGGGAACACGGCATGGAACAAAACGCAGTACTAA